Proteins co-encoded in one Montipora capricornis isolate CH-2021 chromosome 12, ASM3666992v2, whole genome shotgun sequence genomic window:
- the LOC138025407 gene encoding keratin-associated protein 10-6-like, producing SRAGCNSTCDAEKCQQDCSIRGGCNMTCLSNAKECIQDCTGGGCHLECNSSVGKCTQDCTAGGCIANINSEMFDQDCPWGGCSISCSSSSKQCNQSCSRGRCNARCDAEKCQQDCSAGGCNMTCLSSGKECIQDCPGGGCEMSCPSNVDQCTQGCPDGRCIFRCSAKKCTLNCLGSSCKISAGITVHARFCFLVFWVFGFVGVAIAF from the coding sequence TCACGAGCTGGGTGCAATTCAACATGTGATGCCGAGAAATGCCAGCAGGATTGCAGCATACGAGGAGGGTGCAACATGACATGCTTATCAAATGCAAAGGAATGCATCCAAGATTGTACTGGAGGAGGGTGCCATTTGGAATGTAACTCATCTGTGGGGAAGTGTACCCAAGATTGCACCGCGGGAGGCTGCATCGCCAATATCAATTCCGAGATGTTCGACCAGGATTGCCCCTGGGGAGGATGCAGTATTTCATGTTCGTCGAGTTCAAAACAGTGCAATCAAAGTTGCTCAAGAGGCAGGTGCAATGCAAGATGTGATGCTGAGAAATGCCAGCAGGATTGTTCAGCGGGAGGGTGCAACATGACATGCTTATCCAGTGGAAAGGAATGCATCCAAGATTGTCCTGGAGGAGGGTGCGAGATGTCCTGTCCATCAAATGTAGACCAATGCACTCAAGGATGCCCTGATGGAAGGTGCATCTTTCGATGTTCCGCCAAAAAGTGCACGTTAAATTGTCTGGGAAGCTCATGCAAAATATCAGCTGGCATTACCGTGCATGCTCGCTTTTGTTTCCTAGTATTCTGGGTCTTTGGTTTTGTGGGGGTTGCGATAGCCTTCTAA
- the LOC138027109 gene encoding keratin-associated protein 16-1-like — MENLVTFALLLASVLFDVECSRFCDNQSCIGGECTSLNTCNDDCFGGGCRLNCTSSVRDCTQNCTGGGCVANTVSEIFWQDCIGGGCSIACSSDVKQCDQRCAGGRCNARCDAEICLQVCKEEGCNMTCLLNAMECTQVCTGGGCEMSCPSNVDLCMQDCPGGRLLWLRAAPIHVAGVAILVKKGVGSTIHSKILDPLRRSCRNFPGTCK; from the exons ATGGAAAATCTTGTAACATTTGCCCTTTTATTAGCAAGCGTATTATTTGACGTTGAATGTTCCAGATTTTGTGATAACCAATCCTGTATTGGTGGAGAATGTACCAGTCTAAATACATGCAATGACGATTGCTTTGGGGGAGGGTGCCGTTTAAATTGTACCTCATCTGTAAGAGATTGCACCCAAAATTGCACCGGGGGAGGCTGCGTCGCCAATACTGTTTCCGAGATATTCTGGCAGGATTGCATTGGGGGAGGATGCAGCATTGCATGCTCGTCGGATGTAAAACAGTGTGATCAAAGATGCGCAGGAGGCCGGTGCAATGCAAGATGTGATGCAGAGATATGCCTGCAGGTTTGTAAAGAGGAAGGGTGCAACATGACATGCTTATTAAATGCCATGGAATGCACGCAAGTCTGTACTGGAGGAGGGTGCGAGATGTCCTGTCCATCAAATGTAGACCTATGCATGCAAGATTGCCCTGGTGGAAG ATTATTATGGCTCAGGGCAGCTCCAATTCATGTGGCCGGGGTGGCAATTCTTGTTAAAAAGGGTGTTGGTTCTACAATCCACTCCAAAATTCTTGACCCCTTGAGACG GTCATGCCGCAATTTCCCTGGAACTTGTAAATGA